GGAAGGGCTTGCTAAACTAATTATTTGTTGGTGAGTTTTTCTGTGATCACAGAGAGGGGGGAAGAACATGCTATTTAAACTTGTCAACATTAAGTTCACCGCTGCGTTGCTGTGTTATCACTATGTTAACTCCACATTCAATTGTTACTAATCATAGATAAGGACGAAGGAGATCATGAAAATAACCACGACGATAACAGCAGCAACCTTGATGTTGATGAAAGTAAGCTGCCATTGCAGTTAGCCATTGTAGGACGTCCTAATGTTGGTAAATCAACCTTATTGAATGCATTGTTGCAAGAAGACCGTGTTCTTGTGGGTCCTGAAGCTGGTCTAACAAGGGATGCAATCAGAACCCAATTTGAATTTCAAGGAAGAACAATTTATCTGGTAATCATCATTGAGTGTCTTGGTTCTTGATTTCTGGTTGTATTGATAAAGTCAGAGACCGATAGAGATTAGAGATATAAGTAGGAATGTTGCTTGTAAGAGGAAAACATGGTAGTTCTCTGTTTCTTTGACCTTCAAGTTAGATGCTATTTGGCACACGCATCTTTTCCATTTAATGTGTGCATGTGAGCATAGATGTACATGTCTTTTGTTCTGAAATACAGTCTGGAAAATATGCAATTTCTAGTCAGCATGTTCTCTTTGAAGTTCATATACCCTTGAAATGTATTTCCATAGTAGCTATTGTGCAATTTGTCTGTTGAGCTTGATCAAACTTGCTATACTtttgattttccttttaatgttttaatctCTATTTTTGGCACATTATTGTGTACAGTGTACCTAGATTTAGTAGTCAAACGTGATTCTTAGCATAGTTCTAGGCATCcgaagttatatttttatttactcactaaataaaaatataataaataaaaatataacggAGGGGTAACGATAACGGAGGTTGGGCTTTCACTGGGATGGTTGTGGAATGGACTAGAAGGTCGCTGGCTGGGGTCGATAAAaggaggaggtggaggagggGTCTCTTCATGATAAAAATCATAGTTGATAGACAGAATCTTTAAAAAGCTCCTGATaccataacaaataaaataacaaaaggaATGAGAGAAAATGATTGGTATATCTTTTCTGTATTGCATCAGAACAATGATTACAActtatatagaaaaaagaataacAGAAAAGGGGAGAATAAGACATATTCCTGTACTATTTACAACTCATTGTACTATTGCTTTCTGATACTATTTACAGCTCATATGTTCTAGAATATATATCTTCTATTAAGGTAAGAAACAGAAAAGAGAATTAGTTACTGCATTATGCTCTAATTAATCAGGGTCTTCTTTTAGAATCTGGTATAGCTTCGAGGCCAATACACTTgagtatatatttaatattaaaagttcagttacattttataattatagtcATTTTTGCTGTCATTCAGGTTGATACTGCTGGTTGGTTGCAGAGGACAAAACAGGAGAAAGGAGCAGCATCCTTGAGCATTATGCAATCAAGGAAGAGTCTTCTCCGGGCTCATATAATTGCTTTGGTACTAGATGCAGAAGAGGTACATGATTTGGACAACGCCATACAACTATGGTATAATAAAGACAATTTATTAGCTTGTTAAATAGCTATTCCACGATGTctattttctagtttttttcACATGTTTCTATGAATAAATACAACTTTGGACCTATTAAAATATGTTCTGGTAATTCATTTATCGGTTGAAAATGTTAACTTAGCTGCTTAGGTTTTGCTGATTTTGGTTTGAAAAGCTTATGGCTTAGTCACACATTCTATCATTCAACTATTATCATTATTACATGAATTTTAcactgattttttttctatattttatcatcatatatttaatttttcgcATTTTATCGATCCATTAAATATGTAATAGAATGTCGATATGTCATAAAGAAagttaagaaaatgaaacaatgtCAAAGCAACATCGTTTTGCAAgtgttttttttccttcttttaacttttattttacatgttaGCAAGTTATTACACATTTAATGAATATgtaatataaggaaaaaaagaactaaaatgataaaatttgcaaaaaatgatgaaagttTAGTAAAAtgtacaaataaattaatattccATAGAGCTTGTGTTCTTTCTGATATGAGCACACTGCGTTTCATTTCACCCCCTTCTGTAATGTGACCTACCCCTTATATGAAGTTATCCTGTCTATTATGATGGACTTGGTGCATTTGCCTGTGAAGTTTATGATGGACTTGGTGCATGATTGCCTGTGAAGTTTATGATGCATCTTTGCGGAATATCCTCTTTTATATGTGTGATCTATATAAAGATTTGTCTTCTCATCTCTCTTTCTatatgctaatttttttttcattgaaaaaaaaaaaactgtttgaCCAGATTTTAAATGCCAGACGAAGTATGAAACATGCCGAAGTCGTTATAGCCAGACGGGCAGTGGAAGAAGGGCGAGGTCTGGTTGTGATTGTGAACAAGATGGACCTTTTAAGAGGCAAACACAAATCATTATCCTATGAGAAGATTATGGAAGTGGTCCCACAAGAAATTCAGACAATTATACCTCAGGTCAGTCATGTAATAATAAGTTCAACTTACGTCTTGCAGTTCAATAAATTGAACCGTTACACATCAGGCTTTTTAGTGTTTATGCCTTTGACATAGATATCAAAGTTGGTCATGGTACAAACTGGAGAAGATATGTGCTATGAGAGGCCGTCGACTAATCATACAGTCCTTACGAATTTACCCCTAGCTTTTTTAAGGGCACGAATAATgaacttattttttgttttttgatttaGAATTGACTTTTGACTTTCTCAACAGGTAACAGGAATTCCAGTTGTATTCATTTCAGCATTGGAGGGAAGGGGCCGAAGCACTGTCTTGAATCAGGTCATTGATACATATGAAAAATGGTGTTCCAGATTACCTACAGCTCGTCTTAACCGTTGGCTGCAAAAGGCGATTACTCCTTCGTCACTTTTCGTAACAATAAAATATGCAATTGGTAGTAAATTTGCTTTTTTAACTCTCACTTTGGGTTGGTTTTGGTCAGGTTATGAGCAGGCATTCTTGGAAAGGCCAAGCAGCACATCCTAAGGTCAAGTATTTCACGCAGGTCAAGGCACGGCCTCCTAcatttgttgtgtttgtgcGTGGAAAGACTCAGCTTTCCCAGACAGACATCAGGTTCATAACCAAGTCCATGAAGGAGGACTTTGACTTGGGTGGAATTCCTATACGGATCATGCAACGTTCTGTAACTAGGAATGATACCAGTGGAACTAGCAAGAATAGTCATTCAGTAGGCAGAGTTGTGGCCGAAAGGGTTGTCTCTGACAAGAGAAATATCTTAGCTGAATAACAAATTTGACTTCTTATTAAAGGGCATAACCATCATTCCTCTAATTTTTCTTAAACGAGTTTAGAGTagtttaatgataattttagtCTCAGTTCAAAAACCAGATTCTGAATTTGAACTATGTGCAGTTAAGAGGAGCACAACTTCAAAGGTGCTGAGTTGTGTGTATActacaacaacaataatataaaCCAGTATAGCTGTTAGAATTCTAATAGATTATTTGCAGTTTGCTTATCTAGTGATGTGTATCATGAAGTACAAATGATTTTGAACAGGGCATTACATGAATGAATTTTTGCAGTTTTGTCTCATTAACACCGAATAATTTTACACCTTTCTTTTGTCATTAATTTTACTACGCATATcttagaataatatatatatatatatatatatatatatatatatatatatatatatatatatgtacattgacaaacatatataatattaggaTCAACTGATGATATTAgaataaattagatttttatttatattattaatctaAAATTGGGTAAAAAAATATCTGGCATTTGTGTtctcttcccttttttttttttttctcttttatagtAATAACATGAATGAATGACgcgttaattaaaaaaaaaggtaaaccATCCAATATTAAAGTTGACTCGTTTGAGTGACTCTATTAAGGACTTGTTCACTTTGGATTTGGAGAAGAgtaattgaataaatttgaagataaatttttttgttgtttatttgaataaatttggagataaatgagagtggataaatttttttaatctgtcagataaattaaatcatacactaattctcacaaattttactttcaaattcattctcgtttacctccaaattcattaaaataaacaaaaaaaaaaaatactttcaaatcctctcaaattcactcaattaccctccttcaaatctattcaagtgaacaagacctaaatgatgaagatgtaaaattatattaattattaattaaatagtaaataaaatcaaacaatgagcaagatacacttttttttagggttaaatatgtttttagtccctatactttgggacgattttggttttagtccattttcaaactatggtacaatttaatccttcaactttagaaaactctggtattagtcttttttaccaattttttttaattttatttgttgtttcaaacacgtttcattatagcatttggattatttacactgtttgacatatttttgcttcaatgttaactaaaaaacgtgcttaaaacaacaaataaaattaaattgtaccatagtttgaatatgaactaaaaccaaaatcgccccaaaatatagggactaaaaacatatttaactcctTTCTTTactttatacatttaatatttgCTACGACATAGTAACGGGAGGGAAACCCCACTCTTTTATAGACACAAAAAAATGATGACCCTCATACGTGTGGGCGCTCCCACCACatgctttttaaaaaaattgttgaatgaGGTGAAAATACTACATTGTATTGTGCTGCATTCGGCACCACCTAAGTCCAACCATTAATCTAATTGCCTTCACCAAAACATCATTCACTTTCACACACCTTTTTCTTAGGTGTTGAGGCCACGATTATATTTTCATGATCCATACAATATTATAAACCACCGACAACTTTTTCGACAAGGGACAGAAAGATACAACCAATCTGCATTTCCCTTTCCTATCAATTTTTGAACTAAACCAGTAAAATCTGACACAGTCATCCTTTCTTCCTGTATAACCACGTCTATTACAAGGTAgctgatttttgttttactgTTTTTAAGCTCATCATCATATTATCGATCTagaaattgatataaaatgCTTCAGAATTAAATTCCATTCACTGGGTAAGAAAttaacattcatttatatatgaacgaaaaaaaaagtcaaataagaagaaaattagttcaaaaaattggaatttatttcatataattttggTTATTCACGTTTTTTACACAAATTTGAAGGTTTTGACGTAGAGCAAACCAAACACATGGTTGGTATGGATGGATTGGTTTCAACATGTGCTACACAGAGCATAGCCAGCCAGCAATCTCTTAAGAAAATCGGAACAGCTGTATGTGCAGCCAACAAATGTGTACCGAAATAGCATGTgatgacaataataataataagatttctGAAGAGACATTCGATCACTGTTTCatggaaaataatttaattggctctcatatatatataactctgAAGTTCTGCTTTCTACAATATCAGAAATCAAAATCAGACAAATATTTAGGCTAAGATAGTGTAAAGAATCAATCAATTGaatgaacaaaagaaagatgaaatatTATTAGTGAAGATGATAGGTATAGTGGAAGAATCCGAAAACGACAAGGAGTGGGAAGTCTGGTACAAGGCACACATGTCTGGGATGAAGCTAATGTTTCCCCTGGTATCCCCACGGATTTTTGCTCGCCCAATTCCATAGGTCCCTGCACATTTCCTCTATACCGTATTTTGCCCTGTGCCAACACAGTCATTTTAATTCTCAAGAATATGCCAATTTGATTCCTAAGTTTAGTTTCAAATCAGTGCATTTaatctcaaattttgtttttcctgtGCATCAATCTGGTCTATAGCTAGAGATCAAATTGGTAGGGAACTAAAATGACTAAATGAAGTAGCAGTATCAACTACAGAGAATAAATTGATGGATAATTATGGCTTTACGAAGTAACATGATGTAATTGGAGGTGAAATACAAAACTTACTTCCAACCAAGTTCTTTCTCAGCTTTCTCCGTGGATGCATATACAGCAGTAGCATCTCCTGGTCTCCTGGGACACATTTTCATCGAAATTTTCTGGAAAAAGGAAGAGGCAACGAACAGTTTAGTTGAGTTGAGTGCGTAGGTTCACTACATTTACAAAGATCATGTGATGTGATGTGATTTGATGTGAGTGAGGAAGATACAAAATGAACAATGACCTTGCCGGAAGCTTTTTCAAATGCAGCGACCATCTCAAGCACCGATGTACCACGCCCAGTCCCCAAATTATAGGCAGTACAACCTAAATAGTGAAGAAATTGTTTGAGTGATAGGCGAGGAAAAAACAGATAAGAAATTTAAAGAAGTCATTGGTTTTATGACAGTGATGACGGACCAATGTTGTCTGTTGCAAAAAGCTTTCGAAGGGCAGCAATGTGACCATCTGCCAAGTCCATTACATGGATATAATCCCGGATCTGCATTTAAACACAATCATAAACTGTTACTGGTAACGTAATTTGCAAGGTGAAGAAGAACGAAAGAGATTGAATGGCTCACCGGGGTGCCATCCTTGGTGGGATAATCATGACCATAAACTTTGAGCTCAGGCAATCTACCAACAGCAACCTGATGAATGTAAGGCATGAGATTATTGGGGATACCCCTTGGATCTTCCCCAATCTGCCCACTCTCGTGAGCCCCAACCGGATTGAAGTACCTCAGCAGAATGATCCGCCAATCTCCCTCTGCTCTCTGAATGTCTCTGGCAATTTCTTCAACAAAGAGCTACACACGCACACGCACACGCACAAACAGTGTCTGTCACGTTCTTTCATCTTAAATTCAAGCAGAGTATAGTGTGGTACCTTGGTTCTTCCGTAGGGATTCATGGCGTGTAAATGCAAGTCCTCCTCCACGCAGGGAACTTGATGAGGTTGGCCATAAACAGTGGCGGAGGAGGAAATAACCATGTTCTTGCAGTTAAATTTAGCCATTGCCTGAAAAAGGTTGATAGTTCCCACCACATTGTTGTCGTAGTAACGCCGGGGCTTTGCAACGCTTTCTCCAACACCCTTTAGGCCGGCGAAGTGGATGACAGCATCAAACCTGGCGGCGATGGACGGAACAATGCATCATGCAAAcggaaagaaagagagagaaagagagagagagaataaaaggTACTTGGTCTGGGAGAAGAGTGGCTCCAAATCGTTGGGATTGCGGAGGTCGCCGTGGCAGAAGATGAGGTTGTTGGAAAGGTGAGGACCGACAAGACGGCGAACCCTGTGAACGGCTTCGATGACGGAGTTGTCGAGGTTGTCGATTATGGTAACCCGGAAACCCTGTTTGAGAAGCTGAAGCACGGTGTGGGATCCGATGAAGCCCGCCCCACCCGTCACCAGAATCGTTGACATCGGGGACACCATCTTTTTCCTCACATCCTTCCCTTCTCCCACTTCAACCTCATTTAAActactcttttttttccttttttaattataaataaagacaCAATAATTGCTTCTCTACTGTTAGAAAGCAATCTCTCTTCTCCTTCAACACTTGTCCCTTTACCTCACATATATTACAGATTACATTACAAATTCTAtccttttctttcaaatt
This genomic stretch from Vigna radiata var. radiata cultivar VC1973A chromosome 7, Vradiata_ver6, whole genome shotgun sequence harbors:
- the LOC106767022 gene encoding uncharacterized protein LOC106767022 — encoded protein: MTRIRRLLFFHKFAVAAPRLDVTLRGFCTRAAPLDFTQIQISRLPTVVILGRPNVGKSALFNRLIRRREALVYNTPDDHVTRDIREGVAKLGDLRFRVLDSAGLEAEASSGSILHRTASMTANVLARSNFALFLTDARAGVHPLDLEVGKWLRKHAPQIKPIVAMNKSESLFDADDSLATAANEMCRLGFGDPIAISAETGLGMHELYVSLRPLLEDYMLRVLEDKDEGDHENNHDDNSSNLDVDESKLPLQLAIVGRPNVGKSTLLNALLQEDRVLVGPEAGLTRDAIRTQFEFQGRTIYLVDTAGWLQRTKQEKGAASLSIMQSRKSLLRAHIIALVLDAEEILNARRSMKHAEVVIARRAVEEGRGLVVIVNKMDLLRGKHKSLSYEKIMEVVPQEIQTIIPQVTGIPVVFISALEGRGRSTVLNQVIDTYEKWCSRLPTARLNRWLQKVMSRHSWKGQAAHPKVKYFTQVKARPPTFVVFVRGKTQLSQTDIRFITKSMKEDFDLGGIPIRIMQRSVTRNDTSGTSKNSHSVGRVVAERVVSDKRNILAE
- the LOC106765606 gene encoding UDP-glucose 4-epimerase GEPI42-like, with protein sequence MVSPMSTILVTGGAGFIGSHTVLQLLKQGFRVTIIDNLDNSVIEAVHRVRRLVGPHLSNNLIFCHGDLRNPNDLEPLFSQTKFDAVIHFAGLKGVGESVAKPRRYYDNNVVGTINLFQAMAKFNCKNMVISSSATVYGQPHQVPCVEEDLHLHAMNPYGRTKLFVEEIARDIQRAEGDWRIILLRYFNPVGAHESGQIGEDPRGIPNNLMPYIHQVAVGRLPELKVYGHDYPTKDGTPIRDYIHVMDLADGHIAALRKLFATDNIGCTAYNLGTGRGTSVLEMVAAFEKASGKKISMKMCPRRPGDATAVYASTEKAEKELGWKAKYGIEEMCRDLWNWASKNPWGYQGKH